In Janibacter cremeus, a genomic segment contains:
- a CDS encoding aminotransferase class IV, which yields MSDVRVWVNGSMVGPDEPSLAALDHGVTVGDGAFETCKIVDGEIFAANRHLARMDRTLAGLGLATADRDLVQQGVDTVLAAGERIGFGRLRYTITGGPGPLGSDRGDRGMTYIVTAAQAAPPASTTAVATVPWTRNERGATAGLKTTSYAENVIALAHAKDKGGTEAIFGNTRGELCEGTGSNIFVVVDGVLRTPLLDSGCLAGITRELAIEWARGAGIEVREEALPMTVLETADEAFLTSTTRDVQPIHAVDGRELRAPGPVTMRVQEAFAKASAASFNP from the coding sequence ATGAGCGACGTACGCGTATGGGTCAACGGATCGATGGTGGGGCCGGACGAGCCGTCCCTGGCCGCGCTGGACCACGGTGTGACCGTGGGGGACGGGGCGTTCGAGACGTGCAAGATCGTTGACGGGGAGATCTTCGCCGCGAACCGGCACCTTGCGCGGATGGACCGCACGCTCGCCGGTCTGGGACTGGCGACCGCAGACCGGGACCTGGTCCAGCAGGGCGTCGACACCGTCCTGGCGGCCGGGGAACGGATCGGCTTCGGTCGCCTGCGGTACACGATCACGGGCGGGCCGGGACCGCTCGGCTCCGACCGGGGGGACCGGGGGATGACCTACATCGTCACGGCCGCACAGGCCGCACCCCCCGCTTCGACCACGGCCGTCGCGACGGTGCCGTGGACCCGCAACGAGCGTGGTGCCACCGCCGGGCTGAAGACGACCTCGTACGCGGAGAACGTCATCGCGCTGGCGCACGCGAAGGACAAGGGCGGGACCGAGGCGATCTTCGGCAACACCCGCGGGGAGCTGTGCGAGGGGACCGGCAGCAACATCTTCGTCGTCGTCGACGGGGTGCTGCGGACACCGCTGCTGGACAGCGGCTGCCTTGCCGGCATCACCCGCGAGCTGGCCATCGAGTGGGCGCGCGGCGCCGGCATCGAGGTACGCGAGGAAGCCCTGCCGATGACGGTGCTGGAGACGGCCGACGAGGCCTTCCTGACCAGTACGACCAGGGACGTCCAGCCCATCCACGCCGTCGACGGACGCGAGTTGCGTGCTCCCGGACCCGTCACCATGCGCGTGCAGGAGGCCTTCGCGAAGGCCTCCGCCGCCTCGTTCAACCCGTGA
- a CDS encoding chorismate-binding protein: protein MEFARFGSTTWSDPVEVSHDAADLERGSWVVVVTFEGELTAVRFAHRDEGGRAPSRPERWPGVAGWRASLGRADYVAGVEDVRRRIAAGTLYQANLTTMLETDLPQNAHLPDLAARLAKGNPAPFAGTVHVPSAGLDLACASPERYLTRAGDRLLSSPIKGTAPTAEQMLTKDVAENVMIVDLVRHDLQQVCEAGTVVVERLCSPETHPGLVHLVSDVAGRLRGGTTWADVIGATFPPGSVSGAPKSSSLRAIADLETSPRGAYCGAIGWIDRDDRGAAVGELAVGIRTFFATTDPSGGRLLRFGTGAGITWSSDPEGEWAECELKTRVLMDLASGRVES, encoded by the coding sequence GTGGAGTTCGCGAGATTCGGGTCGACGACGTGGTCCGACCCGGTGGAGGTCAGCCACGACGCCGCCGATCTCGAGCGCGGCTCATGGGTCGTCGTGGTCACGTTCGAGGGAGAGCTGACTGCCGTCCGCTTCGCCCATCGTGACGAAGGGGGCCGGGCGCCCAGCCGTCCTGAGCGGTGGCCGGGGGTGGCCGGCTGGCGGGCGAGTCTGGGGCGGGCCGATTATGTCGCCGGGGTCGAGGATGTTCGGCGGCGGATCGCTGCCGGCACGCTCTACCAGGCGAACCTCACGACCATGCTCGAGACGGACCTGCCGCAGAATGCACACCTGCCCGATCTCGCGGCGCGGCTGGCCAAGGGGAACCCGGCGCCCTTCGCCGGGACCGTCCACGTGCCCTCTGCGGGGCTGGACCTCGCCTGCGCCTCCCCGGAGCGCTACCTGACCCGCGCCGGCGACCGACTGCTCTCCAGTCCCATCAAGGGGACTGCCCCGACGGCCGAGCAGATGCTGACCAAGGACGTCGCGGAGAACGTGATGATCGTCGACCTCGTGCGTCACGACCTGCAGCAGGTCTGCGAGGCGGGCACGGTCGTCGTCGAGCGTCTCTGCTCACCCGAGACGCACCCGGGGCTGGTGCATCTCGTCAGCGACGTGGCCGGTCGACTGCGAGGAGGCACCACGTGGGCGGACGTCATCGGCGCGACCTTCCCACCCGGCTCGGTCAGCGGCGCCCCCAAGTCCAGTTCCCTCCGGGCGATCGCCGACCTGGAGACCTCCCCCAGGGGCGCGTACTGCGGTGCCATCGGGTGGATCGACCGGGACGACAGGGGTGCAGCGGTGGGGGAACTCGCGGTGGGTATCCGCACGTTCTTCGCCACGACGGATCCGTCCGGGGGACGCCTGCTGCGCTTCGGTACCGGAGCGGGCATCACGTGGTCCTCGGACCCGGAGGGGGAGTGGGCCGAGTGCGAGCTGAAGACCCGCGTCCTGATGGACCTGGCATCTGGAAGAGTGGAGTCATGA
- a CDS encoding helix-turn-helix domain-containing protein, producing MSHPARAGALLRSLRQAHGSTQSDLGHGSGVSVRTIRGLERGEIQRPQLATLQLLALALELSAQQQAEFLHAWATPQQPGYDGLLVDPTLSEMEQIDAMTRSALGAYRVISQNWHTSVGTDRRMSTTRCQIALEAVEDGLERVFNVQNGDEHTTASRLEFRALRGSRLSGRWDFEDSNVTVFGVDLPRRLAKGQFHSYEYEVLSHPDDDGTLGYSDGFIWGAPHTTRSLVVSVEFAVAPATLRRVQKAPGRHFEFLDEVPLDDSRQAALVLEDADPGAYGFTWTW from the coding sequence ATGAGTCATCCCGCACGCGCTGGCGCCCTGCTGAGGAGTCTTCGGCAGGCGCACGGCTCCACGCAGAGCGACCTCGGTCACGGTTCCGGGGTCAGCGTGCGCACGATCCGAGGTCTGGAGCGCGGCGAGATCCAGCGACCCCAGCTGGCCACACTGCAGCTTCTGGCGCTGGCACTTGAGTTGTCCGCGCAGCAGCAGGCCGAGTTCCTGCATGCGTGGGCCACGCCGCAGCAGCCCGGCTACGACGGCCTGCTCGTCGACCCGACCCTGTCGGAGATGGAGCAGATCGACGCGATGACCCGATCCGCCCTGGGGGCATACCGGGTGATCAGCCAGAACTGGCACACCAGCGTCGGCACCGACCGGAGGATGTCCACGACCCGCTGCCAGATCGCGCTGGAGGCGGTCGAGGACGGGCTCGAACGGGTCTTCAACGTCCAGAACGGCGACGAGCACACCACCGCCTCCCGCCTGGAGTTCCGCGCCCTACGAGGCAGCCGACTCTCCGGCCGGTGGGACTTCGAGGACAGCAACGTCACCGTCTTCGGGGTGGACCTCCCGCGCCGCCTGGCCAAGGGGCAGTTCCACTCCTACGAGTATGAGGTGCTCTCCCACCCCGACGACGACGGCACTCTGGGCTACTCGGACGGGTTCATCTGGGGCGCGCCGCACACCACGCGGAGCCTCGTCGTCTCGGTCGAGTTCGCCGTGGCGCCGGCGACACTGCGTCGCGTGCAGAAGGCCCCGGGCAGGCACTTCGAGTTCCTCGACGAGGTGCCCTTGGACGACAGCCGGCAGGCGGCACTCGTCCTCGAGGACGCCGACCCCGGAGCCTACGGATTCACCTGGACCTGGTGA
- a CDS encoding sigma-70 family RNA polymerase sigma factor — MSVAPQESTSQVRDRESAELLTQAYAEPDAARASRLRERVVLANRGLADSLARRFEGRGIEADDLHQVAMLGLVQATRRYSPEKGHGFTAFAAPTITGELKRYFRDHGWAVRPPRALQELHQQVRNTSAALGQTHQRAVSDAEVAAELGIGVDEVRAARAAGDRYRSTSLDAPTRALGPVLSETLADGDGEEPYDRVVTLISLRSAMADLDGRERQILKLRFSADLTQQEIGEQVGVSQMQVSRILSSVCRRLRTRIEGWAPTSSSSHQVQVNP; from the coding sequence ATGTCCGTTGCACCACAGGAGAGCACGTCCCAGGTCCGCGACCGTGAGTCCGCAGAGCTCTTGACCCAGGCGTACGCCGAGCCGGACGCGGCCCGGGCGAGTCGGCTGCGTGAGCGCGTCGTCCTCGCGAACCGGGGTCTGGCGGACTCGCTGGCACGACGATTCGAGGGGCGTGGCATCGAGGCCGACGACCTGCACCAGGTCGCGATGCTCGGCCTCGTGCAGGCCACACGCCGTTACAGTCCCGAGAAGGGCCACGGCTTCACGGCTTTCGCCGCGCCGACCATCACCGGTGAACTCAAGCGCTACTTCCGCGACCATGGGTGGGCGGTGCGTCCACCGCGGGCCCTGCAGGAGTTGCACCAGCAGGTCCGCAACACCTCGGCCGCCCTGGGCCAGACGCACCAGCGCGCCGTCTCCGACGCCGAGGTCGCCGCCGAGCTGGGTATCGGTGTCGACGAGGTCCGTGCCGCCAGGGCGGCGGGGGACCGGTATCGCTCGACCTCGCTGGATGCACCGACCCGGGCCCTCGGCCCGGTGCTCTCCGAGACGCTGGCCGACGGCGACGGCGAGGAGCCCTACGACAGGGTCGTCACGCTGATCTCGTTGCGCTCGGCGATGGCGGACCTCGACGGACGTGAGCGGCAGATCCTGAAGTTGCGCTTCTCCGCCGACCTGACCCAGCAGGAGATCGGTGAGCAGGTCGGGGTGAGCCAGATGCAGGTCTCGCGCATCCTCAGCTCCGTCTGCCGCCGACTGCGCACGCGGATCGAGGGGTGGGCCCCGACGTCCTCGAGCAGTCACCAGGTCCAGGTGAATCCGTAG
- a CDS encoding PRC-barrel domain-containing protein, with product MAVHSPDMAIRNYLGHEVHSTAGPLLGHIVDILADARSGVPQWAVVTLRGLLPRHRALPFALLLRTAHGLVVPVSRTTLRDSPQIRLGTAMTARQELDLRAYWTAH from the coding sequence GTGGCCGTGCACAGTCCGGACATGGCGATCCGCAACTACCTCGGGCACGAGGTGCACAGCACCGCAGGCCCCCTGCTCGGGCACATCGTCGACATCCTCGCGGACGCCCGATCCGGCGTCCCACAGTGGGCAGTGGTCACCCTTCGTGGCCTCCTGCCTCGGCACCGGGCGCTCCCGTTCGCGCTTCTGCTCCGCACGGCGCACGGCTTGGTCGTGCCCGTTTCCCGCACGACTCTGCGAGACTCGCCCCAGATCAGGTTGGGAACCGCCATGACCGCCCGGCAGGAACTGGATCTCCGCGCCTACTGGACCGCGCACTGA
- a CDS encoding GAF and ANTAR domain-containing protein: MQDDQLARIIEQLSAEPEEAYTLQQVVDQAVANVPGCHMCSVFVRRHGTVEVAANSDATASRVDELQFELDEGPCLNVLSEHELASVPDTEHERRWPRWAEQAHAQGVKSSLSVRLSATAPYFACLNMYSYREGGFDDDAVDRAVVYARLASVALEQAREISGLRSALNNRLIIGAAQGILMERYGLTLNRAFEVLRRHSNDSNTKLRDVAQGVLDDVDARSPLH, translated from the coding sequence ATGCAGGACGACCAGCTCGCTCGCATCATCGAGCAGCTCAGCGCGGAGCCGGAGGAGGCCTACACCCTCCAGCAGGTGGTCGACCAGGCCGTCGCCAACGTCCCCGGGTGCCACATGTGCAGCGTCTTCGTGCGGCGACACGGCACCGTGGAGGTGGCTGCCAACTCGGACGCGACGGCCTCCCGAGTCGACGAGCTGCAGTTCGAGCTCGACGAGGGTCCCTGCCTCAACGTGCTGTCCGAGCACGAGCTCGCCAGCGTCCCCGACACCGAGCACGAGCGTCGTTGGCCCCGGTGGGCCGAGCAGGCACACGCGCAGGGGGTCAAGTCGTCCCTGAGCGTGCGTCTCTCGGCGACGGCGCCGTACTTCGCCTGCCTGAACATGTACTCGTACCGCGAGGGAGGCTTCGACGACGACGCCGTCGACCGGGCAGTCGTCTACGCCCGGCTCGCGTCAGTCGCACTCGAGCAGGCTCGTGAGATCAGCGGCCTGCGCAGTGCGCTGAACAACCGACTCATCATCGGAGCGGCCCAGGGGATCCTCATGGAGCGCTACGGGCTCACCCTCAACAGGGCGTTCGAGGTGCTGCGTCGCCACTCCAACGACAGCAACACCAAGTTGCGCGATGTCGCCCAGGGAGTCCTCGACGACGTGGACGCGCGTAGTCCCCTGCACTGA
- a CDS encoding acyl-CoA dehydrogenase family protein, whose amino-acid sequence MPTHEVTNQPPPFSGQDVFSTDPALTEGVARWVPADRRDDAVQELTALGLLAGSDEAAGWADRAHRNTPRLYTHDRFGHRIDEVEFDPAWHELMRTAAGAGLTGEAWTQREGSGSHVRRAAGLIAWSQAEPGHICPITMTNAAVPALRHSPELAERWESKLASRTYDFGLREVGTKAGAIAGMGMTEKQGGSDVRANSTLAVATPDGPLTGSTYRLTGHKWFCSAPMSDVFLVLAKTSPEAPPSCFLVPRVLENGTRNPFALQRLKDKLGDRSNASSEVELDGTWGALVGEEGRGVRAIIDMVATTRLDCVLGSAATMRASLTRAVHHTQHRVAFGATLVDQPLMRNVLTDLALESEAATLLGLRLAHALDEGDTELTRLGVAVGKYWVCKRTSTFTAEAMECLGGNGYVEEHGMGRLYRQAPLNSIWEGSGNVNALDVLRAIAKEPASLMALLKEASVARGQLPVLDAALDDLERDCSELGAQDPDRAAMGSRHLVERLAQTLQASLMVTHAPSDLAEAFVASRLGGGKGMNFGTLDPDLVTLAGTTAIARATVSA is encoded by the coding sequence ATGCCCACGCACGAGGTGACCAACCAGCCCCCGCCGTTCAGCGGTCAGGACGTCTTCTCCACGGATCCCGCACTGACGGAGGGGGTCGCCCGCTGGGTCCCCGCCGACCGTCGTGACGACGCCGTGCAGGAGCTCACCGCACTGGGCCTCCTGGCCGGCTCCGACGAGGCCGCCGGCTGGGCCGACCGGGCCCACCGCAACACCCCCCGGCTGTACACCCACGACCGCTTCGGCCACCGCATCGACGAGGTCGAGTTCGACCCCGCGTGGCACGAGCTGATGCGTACCGCTGCCGGCGCCGGACTCACCGGTGAGGCATGGACACAGCGCGAAGGGAGCGGCTCGCACGTACGTCGCGCGGCCGGTCTGATCGCGTGGAGCCAGGCCGAGCCCGGTCACATCTGCCCGATCACGATGACCAACGCGGCCGTCCCCGCCCTTCGCCACTCCCCCGAGCTCGCCGAGCGGTGGGAGAGCAAGCTGGCCTCGCGCACCTACGACTTCGGCCTGCGCGAAGTCGGGACGAAGGCCGGCGCGATCGCCGGGATGGGGATGACCGAGAAGCAGGGTGGCTCGGATGTACGAGCCAACTCCACGCTCGCGGTGGCGACCCCGGACGGCCCCTTGACCGGTAGCACCTACCGGCTCACCGGCCACAAGTGGTTCTGCTCGGCTCCCATGAGTGATGTCTTCCTCGTCCTGGCAAAGACCTCCCCCGAGGCGCCACCCAGCTGCTTCCTCGTCCCCCGGGTCCTCGAGAACGGGACGCGCAACCCCTTCGCCCTGCAGCGGCTGAAGGACAAGCTCGGCGACCGCTCCAACGCATCATCGGAAGTCGAGCTCGACGGGACCTGGGGTGCCCTCGTCGGCGAAGAGGGCCGCGGCGTGCGCGCGATCATCGACATGGTCGCGACGACACGACTGGACTGTGTCCTCGGGTCGGCGGCCACCATGCGTGCGTCTCTGACGCGGGCGGTCCACCACACGCAGCACCGCGTCGCCTTCGGTGCGACGCTCGTCGACCAGCCGTTGATGCGCAACGTCCTCACCGACCTCGCCCTCGAGTCGGAGGCGGCGACCCTGCTGGGCCTGCGTCTGGCCCACGCCCTCGACGAGGGCGACACCGAGCTGACCCGTCTAGGGGTCGCGGTGGGCAAGTACTGGGTGTGCAAGCGCACCTCGACTTTCACCGCGGAAGCCATGGAGTGCCTCGGTGGCAACGGGTACGTCGAGGAGCACGGCATGGGCCGGCTCTACCGGCAGGCCCCGCTGAACTCGATCTGGGAGGGCTCGGGCAATGTCAACGCGCTGGACGTGCTCCGCGCGATCGCCAAGGAGCCGGCCTCGCTGATGGCTCTGCTCAAGGAGGCCTCCGTCGCCCGTGGGCAGCTGCCCGTCCTCGATGCCGCGCTGGACGACCTCGAGCGCGACTGCAGCGAGCTCGGGGCGCAGGACCCGGACCGCGCGGCCATGGGCTCGCGCCACCTCGTCGAGCGCCTCGCCCAGACGCTGCAGGCGAGCCTGATGGTCACGCACGCTCCGAGCGACCTGGCCGAGGCCTTCGTCGCCTCCCGGCTCGGCGGTGGCAAGGGGATGAACTTCGGCACGCTCGACCCCGACCTCGTCACACTCGCGGGCACGACGGCCATCGCGCGGGCCACGGTCTCGGCATAG
- a CDS encoding PPK2 family polyphosphate kinase, whose product MAKKKKSGKKTASPSTPFRDALCAPAGTDLTAIDTRGTPAFDGDKGDGKKALAALAGPVSDLQERLFAGATSGGRRSILLVIQGMDTAGKGGVMRHVVGNVDPQGVAITAFKAPTEEELRHPFLWRIRKALPHPGQIGVFDRSHYEDVLIARVHDLVPKSQWARRYGQINAFEQGVVDQETTIIKVMLHTSKEEQKERLAERLDRGDKHWKFSPVDIDERAYWQDYQQAYQAAIDRCSTDVAPWYVVPADRKWYARLAVMNLLKEHLEPMDLQWPEADFDVEKQRARLEKS is encoded by the coding sequence ATGGCCAAGAAGAAGAAGTCAGGCAAGAAGACGGCATCGCCGAGCACCCCGTTCCGGGATGCCTTGTGCGCACCCGCGGGGACCGACCTGACCGCCATCGACACCCGTGGTACCCCGGCCTTCGACGGTGACAAGGGAGATGGCAAGAAGGCCTTGGCTGCTCTGGCCGGACCTGTCTCCGACCTGCAGGAGCGCCTTTTCGCCGGGGCCACCTCCGGAGGCAGGCGCAGCATCCTGCTGGTCATCCAGGGCATGGACACGGCCGGCAAGGGTGGAGTGATGCGTCACGTCGTGGGCAATGTCGACCCACAAGGCGTGGCGATCACCGCCTTCAAGGCGCCGACCGAGGAGGAGCTTCGGCACCCCTTCCTCTGGCGCATCCGCAAGGCGCTGCCGCACCCCGGGCAGATCGGTGTCTTCGACCGCAGCCACTACGAGGACGTCCTGATCGCCCGCGTCCACGACCTCGTCCCGAAGTCGCAGTGGGCGCGTCGCTACGGCCAGATCAACGCCTTCGAGCAGGGTGTCGTCGACCAGGAGACGACGATCATCAAGGTGATGCTGCACACCAGCAAGGAGGAGCAGAAGGAACGCCTGGCCGAGCGGCTCGACCGAGGGGACAAGCACTGGAAGTTCAGCCCTGTCGACATCGACGAGCGCGCCTACTGGCAGGACTACCAGCAGGCCTACCAGGCCGCCATCGACAGGTGTTCCACCGACGTCGCCCCCTGGTACGTCGTGCCGGCGGACCGCAAGTGGTACGCCCGGCTGGCCGTGATGAACCTGCTCAAGGAGCACCTGGAGCCGATGGACCTGCAGTGGCCCGAGGCGGACTTCGACGTCGAGAAGCAGCGGGCGCGACTGGAGAAGTCCTGA
- a CDS encoding dihydrofolate reductase family protein: MRVLTCDHAAATVSPGDELTDDDIDALYAASDPLLRLNFVTTLDGAATGADGRSGTINSAADHRGFTAMRRAADVLLIGAGTARVEGYAPAGTPMVVVSSRAQLPPTTRGDDVVLATTRSSGAPESETTWLCGQDRVDPAVVVERARRTFGPHVLCEGGPTLAAELVTAGLVDELGLSWTPNLVGGDRSSHPRLLDGADVDVDLTCRHLLEEDGSLLGLWRVER, from the coding sequence ATGCGCGTCCTGACCTGTGACCATGCCGCCGCTACCGTCTCCCCGGGGGACGAGCTCACCGACGACGACATCGACGCCCTCTACGCCGCATCGGATCCGCTCCTGCGGCTGAATTTCGTCACCACCCTCGATGGGGCGGCGACGGGTGCGGACGGGCGCTCCGGGACGATCAACTCGGCGGCCGACCACCGTGGCTTCACGGCGATGCGCCGGGCCGCCGACGTCCTGCTCATCGGGGCCGGGACGGCGCGTGTCGAGGGGTACGCGCCGGCGGGCACGCCGATGGTCGTGGTCTCCTCCCGAGCCCAGTTGCCGCCGACGACACGGGGCGACGATGTCGTGCTCGCCACGACCCGGTCCTCCGGCGCCCCGGAGTCGGAGACCACATGGCTGTGTGGCCAGGACCGCGTCGACCCGGCAGTCGTCGTGGAGCGCGCCCGGCGGACCTTCGGTCCCCACGTGCTGTGCGAAGGGGGACCGACGCTGGCTGCCGAGCTGGTCACCGCAGGGCTCGTCGACGAGCTCGGCCTGTCGTGGACGCCGAACCTCGTCGGTGGCGACCGCAGCTCCCACCCGCGTCTGCTCGACGGGGCGGACGTCGACGTCGACCTCACCTGCCGGCACCTGCTCGAGGAGGACGGCAGCCTGCTGGGCCTGTGGCGCGTCGAGCGCTGA
- a CDS encoding alpha/beta hydrolase family protein: protein MTTRTLAERAVTYGSVAAASALVGAGSVWVGGATYFARRVLTPDPIRPDDTVIHVVHSDSLTLSGTEDIVVPGRYGLWLDGGKGHARIGGVLEVDHRRQRVRRELLGVDFGVLQPGPARFNPYYWGRDPQTDLGLATEDVIVPAELGPMPAWITPTPHGTGDRWAILVHGRGARRIEAIRAIPALHAAGLTCLVPSYRNDGEAPVGPDGRYNLGLSEWRDIEDAVSMALARGAREIILVGWSMGGAIVLQFLDRSRLSSVVSRAVLDGPVVDWGQVLKHHAELHRVPAPVSHLGSALMGQHWAKRLVGVSESVDVAKTDWVTRADELHHPMLLIHSRDDEFVPVGPSEALAQARPDLITYEPWSLARHCKEWNVDPRRWDAVVADFVR from the coding sequence GTGACGACGAGGACCCTGGCTGAGCGCGCAGTGACCTACGGGTCCGTGGCGGCCGCGTCCGCCCTCGTCGGCGCGGGCTCGGTGTGGGTCGGGGGTGCGACCTACTTCGCCCGCCGGGTCCTGACGCCGGACCCGATCCGACCGGACGACACCGTCATCCACGTCGTGCACTCCGACAGCCTCACGCTCTCGGGCACCGAGGACATCGTGGTGCCCGGGCGCTACGGACTCTGGCTCGACGGCGGCAAGGGCCACGCCCGCATCGGCGGCGTCCTCGAGGTGGACCACCGGCGGCAGCGGGTGCGCCGCGAGCTGCTCGGGGTGGACTTCGGTGTCCTGCAACCCGGCCCGGCCCGGTTCAACCCCTACTACTGGGGTCGCGACCCGCAGACCGACCTGGGTCTGGCGACCGAGGACGTCATCGTCCCCGCCGAGCTCGGCCCGATGCCGGCCTGGATCACGCCGACCCCGCACGGTACCGGCGACCGCTGGGCGATCCTCGTCCACGGTCGCGGTGCGCGTCGGATCGAGGCGATCCGGGCGATCCCGGCCCTGCACGCGGCGGGCCTGACCTGCTTGGTCCCCAGCTACCGCAACGACGGGGAGGCCCCGGTGGGGCCCGACGGGCGCTACAACCTCGGCCTGTCCGAGTGGCGCGACATCGAGGACGCCGTCTCCATGGCGCTGGCCCGCGGAGCCCGGGAGATCATCCTCGTCGGCTGGTCGATGGGCGGCGCGATCGTCCTGCAGTTCCTGGATCGCTCTCGCCTGTCGAGCGTCGTCTCACGGGCCGTGCTGGATGGTCCCGTCGTCGACTGGGGCCAGGTCCTCAAGCACCACGCCGAGCTGCACCGCGTCCCTGCACCCGTCTCGCACCTGGGCAGCGCCCTCATGGGGCAGCACTGGGCCAAGCGGCTCGTCGGAGTCTCCGAGAGCGTCGATGTCGCGAAGACCGACTGGGTCACCCGGGCGGACGAGCTGCACCACCCGATGCTGCTCATCCACTCGCGCGACGACGAGTTCGTCCCCGTCGGGCCGAGCGAGGCGCTGGCGCAGGCGCGTCCGGACCTGATCACCTACGAGCCGTGGTCCCTCGCGCGGCACTGCAAGGAGTGGAACGTCGACCCGCGTCGCTGGGACGCAGTGGTCGCCGACTTCGTACGCTGA
- a CDS encoding ATP-dependent DNA ligase has translation MLAKAIKDVPAADAVDAGYSYEPKWDGFRCIIVKDGDDVELASRGKKPLTRYFPELVDACHEHLPEQVVLDGEIVVRSGEPGRQRLDWEALGQRIHPAQSRIAKLSAQTPAEFIAFDLLALGDEDVTGSAFAHRREVLESVFATIAKGAPLHLTRVTRDAQEARDWFVRFEGAGLDGVVAKALASTYQPGKRTMLKIKHKRTAEAVVTGYRVHKSGQGVGSLLLGLFHEGNLINVGGIAAFTTKKRLELVDELEPLVRRDADGEIEHAETDRSRFSSGKDVSYVPLRPERVVEVAFDQLEGHRFRHTVQFLRWRPDRDPASCTLDQIDRAAAYDLGEVLAD, from the coding sequence ATGCTCGCCAAGGCGATCAAGGACGTGCCCGCGGCCGACGCCGTCGACGCGGGCTACTCCTACGAGCCGAAGTGGGACGGGTTCCGCTGCATCATCGTCAAGGACGGCGACGACGTCGAACTGGCCAGCCGCGGCAAGAAGCCCCTCACCCGGTACTTCCCCGAGCTCGTCGATGCCTGTCACGAGCACCTGCCCGAACAGGTCGTGCTCGACGGCGAGATCGTCGTACGCAGCGGCGAGCCGGGCCGGCAACGGCTGGACTGGGAGGCACTCGGCCAACGGATCCACCCCGCCCAGTCGCGCATCGCGAAGCTGTCCGCGCAGACGCCGGCGGAGTTCATCGCCTTCGACCTGCTGGCCCTCGGCGACGAGGACGTGACCGGGTCCGCCTTCGCCCACCGCCGCGAGGTCCTCGAGTCGGTCTTCGCCACGATCGCGAAGGGGGCGCCGCTGCACCTGACGAGGGTGACGCGGGATGCGCAGGAGGCCCGGGACTGGTTCGTGCGGTTCGAGGGGGCCGGCCTGGACGGCGTGGTCGCCAAGGCGCTCGCCTCGACCTACCAACCCGGCAAGCGCACGATGCTGAAGATCAAGCACAAACGGACCGCGGAGGCGGTCGTCACCGGCTACCGGGTGCACAAGTCCGGGCAGGGGGTCGGCTCGTTGCTGCTCGGGCTCTTTCACGAGGGGAACCTGATCAACGTGGGTGGGATCGCGGCCTTCACGACGAAGAAGCGCCTGGAACTCGTCGACGAGCTCGAGCCGCTCGTGCGACGTGACGCCGACGGGGAGATCGAGCACGCTGAGACGGACCGCTCGCGCTTCTCCTCGGGCAAGGACGTCTCGTACGTGCCGCTGCGACCCGAGCGCGTCGTCGAGGTCGCCTTCGACCAGCTCGAGGGGCACCGCTTCCGCCACACGGTGCAGTTCCTGCGCTGGCGACCCGACCGCGACCCCGCCTCGTGCACGCTCGACCAGATCGACCGGGCCGCCGCCTACGACCTGGGCGAGGTCCTCGCCGACTGA